One stretch of Zingiber officinale cultivar Zhangliang chromosome 6B, Zo_v1.1, whole genome shotgun sequence DNA includes these proteins:
- the LOC121992430 gene encoding patatin-like phospholipase domain-containing protein 2 isoform X1 has protein sequence MPCVSAGSYSMFCLPSSSRPLLPRSSSLRLKFHGSSHPHLSPSAITFLLPNPQRRVLPPIRHITHARTGKRGGSETSPPPPSERKSLAVATGELFLGLASLLIRNRGGDAVTEIYVHDSIGKSSDVVTEDSDVIWEQRAEDVEAEKKQKRFSSPGFSFSAAGLLFPYHLGAAQFLLENGYIKETTPLAGSSAGAVVCAVIASGKSMQEALIATKILAEDCRLKGTAFRLGAVLRGVLNTFLPEDVHTRSNGRIRVAITQLLWRPKGLLVDHFDSKEDLIDAVFTSSFIPGYLAPRPATLFRNRLCIDGGLTLFMPPTSAAKTVRVCAFPANRLGLEGIGISPDCNPDNRATPRQLFNWALEPADDCILDNLYELGYLDASVWAEQNPLSTGEEQRNQNATT, from the exons ATGCCTTGTGTAAGCGCCGGATCATACTCGATGTTCTGCTTGCCTTCCTCTTCTCGTCCTCTTCTCCCTCGATCTTCTTCCCTCCGTTTGAAATTCCACGGCTCCTCTCACCCCCATTTGTCCCCTTCCGCCATCACTTTTCTACTCCCCAATCCTCAACGCCGTGTACTCCCTCCCATTCGCCATATCACCCACGCTCGGACCGGTAAACGCGGAGGCTCCGAGACATCGCCTCCACCGCCATCGGAAAGGAAGTCCCTCGCCGTGGCCACTGGAGAGCTCTTTTTGGGCCTGGCCTCATTGCTCATCAGGAACAGGGGCGGCGACGCAGTCACGGAGATCTATGTTCACGATAGTATAGGGAAGTCGAGCGATGTCGTGACGGAGGATTCTGACGTGATCTGGGAGCAGAGGGCAGAGGATGTGGAGGCCGAGAAGAAGCAGAAGAGATTCAGCAGCCCTGGGTTTAGTTTTTCTGCTGCTGGATTGTTATTTCCCTATCATCTCGGTGCGGCTCAGTTCCTTCTCGAGAATGGATACATCAAG GAAACTACTCCACTCGCGGGCTCTTCAGCTGGTGCTGTAGTCTGTGCAGTGATTGCTTCAGGTAAAAGCATGCAAGAGGCTCTTATAGCAACCAAGATTTTGGCTGAAGATTGTCGTCTTAAAGGCACTGCATTTAGGCTTGGG GCAGTACTAAGGGGTGTCCTAAACACTTTTCTACCAGAGGATGTGCACACTAGGTCCAATGGAAGAATTCGTG TTGCTATCACTCAATTACTGTGGAGGCCCAAAGGTTTACTTGTAGACCATTTTGATTCAAAGGAAGATCTCATCGATGCAGTTTTTACATCTTCGTTTATTCCAGG CTATCTAGCTCCTAGGCCTGCTACTCTATTCCGCAACCGACTGTGCATTGACGGAGGCTTGACATTATTTATGCCTCCAACTTCTGCTGCAAAAACG GTTCGAGTATGTGCTTTCCCCGCCAATCGGTTGGGACTGGAGGGAATTGGAATTAGCCCAGATTGCAACCCTGATAACAGAGCTACTCCACGGCAG CTCTTCAACTGGGCCCTGGAACCGGCCGATGATTGTATTCTAGATAATCTGTATGAACTTGGTTATCTTGATGCATCTGTGTGGGCGGAGCAGAATCCTTTGAGTACAGGTGAGGAACAAAGAAACCAAAATGCAACCACATAA
- the LOC121992430 gene encoding uncharacterized protein LOC121992430 isoform X2 translates to MPCVSAGSYSMFCLPSSSRPLLPRSSSLRLKFHGSSHPHLSPSAITFLLPNPQRRVLPPIRHITHARTGKRGGSETSPPPPSERKSLAVATGELFLGLASLLIRNRGGDAVTEIYVHDSIGKSSDVVTEDSDVIWEQRAEDVEAEKKQKRFSSPGFSFSAAGLLFPYHLGAAQFLLENGYIKETTPLAGSSAGAVVCAVIASGKSMQEALIATKILAEDCRLKGTAFRLGAVLRGVLNTFLPEDVHTRSNGRIRVAITQLLWRPKGLLVDHFDSKEDLIDAVFTSSFIPGYLAPRPATLFRNRLCIDGGLTLFMPPTSAAKTVRVCAFPANRLGLEGIGISPDCNPDNRATPRSSTGPWNRPMIVF, encoded by the exons ATGCCTTGTGTAAGCGCCGGATCATACTCGATGTTCTGCTTGCCTTCCTCTTCTCGTCCTCTTCTCCCTCGATCTTCTTCCCTCCGTTTGAAATTCCACGGCTCCTCTCACCCCCATTTGTCCCCTTCCGCCATCACTTTTCTACTCCCCAATCCTCAACGCCGTGTACTCCCTCCCATTCGCCATATCACCCACGCTCGGACCGGTAAACGCGGAGGCTCCGAGACATCGCCTCCACCGCCATCGGAAAGGAAGTCCCTCGCCGTGGCCACTGGAGAGCTCTTTTTGGGCCTGGCCTCATTGCTCATCAGGAACAGGGGCGGCGACGCAGTCACGGAGATCTATGTTCACGATAGTATAGGGAAGTCGAGCGATGTCGTGACGGAGGATTCTGACGTGATCTGGGAGCAGAGGGCAGAGGATGTGGAGGCCGAGAAGAAGCAGAAGAGATTCAGCAGCCCTGGGTTTAGTTTTTCTGCTGCTGGATTGTTATTTCCCTATCATCTCGGTGCGGCTCAGTTCCTTCTCGAGAATGGATACATCAAG GAAACTACTCCACTCGCGGGCTCTTCAGCTGGTGCTGTAGTCTGTGCAGTGATTGCTTCAGGTAAAAGCATGCAAGAGGCTCTTATAGCAACCAAGATTTTGGCTGAAGATTGTCGTCTTAAAGGCACTGCATTTAGGCTTGGG GCAGTACTAAGGGGTGTCCTAAACACTTTTCTACCAGAGGATGTGCACACTAGGTCCAATGGAAGAATTCGTG TTGCTATCACTCAATTACTGTGGAGGCCCAAAGGTTTACTTGTAGACCATTTTGATTCAAAGGAAGATCTCATCGATGCAGTTTTTACATCTTCGTTTATTCCAGG CTATCTAGCTCCTAGGCCTGCTACTCTATTCCGCAACCGACTGTGCATTGACGGAGGCTTGACATTATTTATGCCTCCAACTTCTGCTGCAAAAACG GTTCGAGTATGTGCTTTCCCCGCCAATCGGTTGGGACTGGAGGGAATTGGAATTAGCCCAGATTGCAACCCTGATAACAGAGCTACTCCACG CTCTTCAACTGGGCCCTGGAACCGGCCGATGATTGTATTCTAG